The region GGGGTTATACTTTGGGGTGTTATCCCAGGTCTTCCGTCGGTCGCCGGCTGGTTCGAGGTGCTTTTCGTGAATGATTTCGGTCTGCCCTTCAGCTCTGGCATCATCTTCTTCCTGGTGCTGTTTGTGGGGGCGCTGGTGTTCGGCATCCGCTACTCCATCAGGCATAACAACCGTATCCTGAACACGGCCCTGCTGAGCCTGGCTTTCGTGCTCATTGGCTACTCCTCCTACATGATGATCCCGATCCGGTCATCTTACGAGCCAACGATCGATGAGAACGACCCAGACGATATCATGACGTTCGTGTCCTACCTGAAGCGGGAGCAGTACGGTGACCGCCCGTTGCTATATGGCCCGCAGTACAATGCCCAGCCAATAGGCCAGGAGGAAGGTGCGCCCCGCTACGTAAAGGGCAAGGATAAGTACATCAACACCGGAAACAAAGTGGAGCCGGTGTACGACTCCAAAGACAAGGTGCTGCTGCCGCGTATTTACAGCGACCAGCCACAGCATATTGATGCCTACAAGAAATGGGTGGACCTGCGCGAGGGCCAGACACCGACCTTTGGGCAGAACATGAGCTTCATGCTGAACTACCAACTGGGCTTTATGTACTGGCGCTACTTCCTGTGGAACTTCGTGGGCCGCGAGAGCGACGTGCAGAATGCCGGCGTGCTGTGGTTCGGCAAAGCTGACCCGAACGCCCCGGAGCGGGTGCTGGAGAGCGAGGCCCGCAACATGTTCTACCTGCTGCCGCTGCTGATCGGTATACTGGGCCTGATCTACCATGTGCGCAAGGATGAGAAGGATGCCTTTATCATTGGCCTGCTCTTCTTCTTTACGGGTATGGCCATCGCCCTGTACCTGAACCAGCCGCCAACGGAGCCTCGTGAGCGGGACTACACCTTCGCCGGCTCTTACTATGCCTTCAGTATCTGGATCGGCCTGGGGGTGCTGGGGCTGGCGGACCTGCTGGGCAGGGCGCTGAAGAGCACGACCGCCCGTGCCGGGGTGGCTACCGCCATCGGCCTGCTGGTGCCGGGCATTATGGCCGCTGAGGGCTGGGACGATCACGACCGCTCCGACCGCTACCACTCCGTGGACTCGGCCAAGAACCTGCTCGACTCCTGCGCCCCGAACGCCATACTTTTCACGAATGGCGACAACGACACCTTCCCGCTGTGGTATGTGCAGGAAGTGGAGGGCTACCGTACCGACGTGCGCGTGGCCGTGCTCAGCTACCTCAACACCGATTGGTACATCGACCAAATGATGGACCAAGCGTACCTATCTGACCCATGGCCACTGACGCTGGAGATAGAGAACTACCGCCAGGGCACCAACGACTACCTGCCGTACGTGGAGCGTCCGCAGGTGGCCGCCGGCATCGACCTGAAGCAATACATCAACCTGGTGAAGCAGAACCACCCGGCGCTGCAGGCGCAGTTTGGCTCCGGCACCACGCTGCTTACCATGCCAACGCGCAACTACTTCCTCAACATCGATAAGGAGAAAGTGGACGGGATGAACATCGTGTCCGCCGACCGCGAGGATGAGATCGTGGACCGCATGCAATGGTCGATCACCAAATCGCTGCTGGAGAAGAAGCACCTGGTCATGCTCGACCTGCTGGCCACCAACAATTGGGAACGCCCGATCTACTTCTCCACCACGGTGAACAGCGCCGACTTCATTGGTTTGTCGGACTACTTCCAACTCGAGGGCTTGGCTTACCGCATCGTGCCTGTGAGGGCCGGCGAGAATGGCGCCGGAAACGTGAACAAGGAGGTGATGTATGAGAACCTGATGAAGAAGTTCTCTTTCCGCAACTTTGACCGCGAGGACATCTTCTACGACGATAACTACTACCGCTTCTCGGCGAATGCAAGGGATAAGTTTGCCACCCTGGCAGCCGCTTACCTGGAGGACGGCAACGATGTCCGCGCCAGGGAAGTAGTGGAACGCAGCTTCGAGGTGCTGCCGCTGGAGACCGTGCCGTACGACTACTACACGCCGCAGTTTATTCCAATCTATGCGGCGCTCGGTGAAAAGGAGAAGGCCACCGAACTGCTGGACCACATGGCACAGGGCTCACAGAAGGCACTGGACTATTACTTTGCCAAAGGCTCCCTGTTCGACCAGGAGATACAGGTGAACATGGTGATTTTGCAGCAACTGGTAGGTTCGGCCCAGCAGCTCGGCCTCGACGACAGGGCCCAGCAGTTGGAGCAACAGTTCAGGCAGTACCTGCAGCGCATGCGCCGCTAAACAAAATAATGTTTTTCGCAGTACAAAAACCCGGGTTGCCCATGTGCAGTCCGGGTTTTATACTTAAGGATAAATCATACCTATACCCCCTTTAAGATGAGGTACTTGTGTTTGTTTATGCTGTGCATGCTGTGCGGCTGCGGAGGCCGGGCCAGCTACAGTAGTTACAGCAGTCCGGGGCCTGCCCAGGTGAGGCAGCAGGCTATGCCCGAGGTTAGCATGCAGCACGCCTACTACGCCAGCAACGATAGCCTGCACCTGCTGATGAAGTTCGAGGATGTGCGTCAGGTGCTGGACATACTGCAGGCCGCCTCCTCGTATGAGTATGCGGTCAGGACCGGGCTTTCGGAACGGGACCGAGTGCTGCTGGAGGACTCGGTAAACCTGCCGGACAGAAAGATAACCGATGTGGAGGGGCAGTTGCACGTGAAGCTTTCGCTGCCGGGGCGGGTGGTGCAGGAGCCGAATGTGCTGCACCTACAGGTATGGCAGGTGCTGTCGGGGCAGGAGCGCATGGGTGCCGAGTTCAGGGTGCCGCTTAACAGCGCGATGATGCAGAAAGGCTACCTGCTCACCCACGCAGGCACAGGCAAGCCGATCTACCAGAATTACATCACCACTTCCGATAAGTTACTGGTGCGCTCTTACAGCCCCTCCGACAGCGCCATGCTTGTAAACCGCTTTGAGCTGGACTTTATGCCCGCCGCTCCTCCCATGAGCATGAGTAAACCCGCCGTGCCGCGCACCATAGCCGTTGCCGAATCCGATACCCTTCTAGCCTCCGATACGCTTAGCTTTGAGCGGGAGGGCTTATACTTGTTTAACCCCGAGTCTGCGTTTGCCCGGGGGATACTGGTGCTGCCGGGCAAGTATCCGCTCGTAACCAAGGCTGAGGAACTCATTCCGCCGCTCATCTACCTGACTACCTCGCAGGAGCGAGAGGCGCTATTTAAAGCTCCTGACCCCAAGGCTGCCGTGGATGCGTTCTGGCTGGAGGTAGGCGGTAACGAAAGCACGGCGCGGGAGCTGATCCGGGCCTACTACAAGCGCGTGGAGATGGCCAACAAGCTCTACACGGCGCACAAGGCCGGCTGGGCCACCGACAGGGGCATGATCTACATTATCTACGGGCGCCCCAGCAGCGTGAGCCAGGTAGGCCCTAACATCACCTGGATCTACCGCGAGTCGGACACCTCGCCTTACATCAAGTTCGTTTTTACCAAAAAAGAGAATAACTTTACCGAAAACTATTATGAGCTGATACGGCGCCGTGAGTACGAAGACAGCTGGTACAGCTCTGTTGCAAAATGGAGAGCAGGAAAGACAAATTTGTAGGCAACCGCTATGGTGGGCCTCGAAC is a window of Pontibacter kalidii DNA encoding:
- a CDS encoding glycosyltransferase family 117 protein, with the translated sequence MTDYRKANNLVGWVVFLIATAVYVLTLEPTASFWDAGEFIACSYKLLVPHPPGAPFYLLMGRLFSMFASDVTQVAWWVNLLSALASSFTALFLFWTITILARKVLLKEGAAPTKGNTWLIMGSGAVGALAYTFSDSAWFSAVEAEVYAMSSFFTAIVFWAMLRWEEKVGEAHSDKWLILIAYLVGLSIGAHLLNLVTIPALAFIYYFRLYKPTFWGGVIAFAISAVIVGVILWGVIPGLPSVAGWFEVLFVNDFGLPFSSGIIFFLVLFVGALVFGIRYSIRHNNRILNTALLSLAFVLIGYSSYMMIPIRSSYEPTIDENDPDDIMTFVSYLKREQYGDRPLLYGPQYNAQPIGQEEGAPRYVKGKDKYINTGNKVEPVYDSKDKVLLPRIYSDQPQHIDAYKKWVDLREGQTPTFGQNMSFMLNYQLGFMYWRYFLWNFVGRESDVQNAGVLWFGKADPNAPERVLESEARNMFYLLPLLIGILGLIYHVRKDEKDAFIIGLLFFFTGMAIALYLNQPPTEPRERDYTFAGSYYAFSIWIGLGVLGLADLLGRALKSTTARAGVATAIGLLVPGIMAAEGWDDHDRSDRYHSVDSAKNLLDSCAPNAILFTNGDNDTFPLWYVQEVEGYRTDVRVAVLSYLNTDWYIDQMMDQAYLSDPWPLTLEIENYRQGTNDYLPYVERPQVAAGIDLKQYINLVKQNHPALQAQFGSGTTLLTMPTRNYFLNIDKEKVDGMNIVSADREDEIVDRMQWSITKSLLEKKHLVMLDLLATNNWERPIYFSTTVNSADFIGLSDYFQLEGLAYRIVPVRAGENGAGNVNKEVMYENLMKKFSFRNFDREDIFYDDNYYRFSANARDKFATLAAAYLEDGNDVRAREVVERSFEVLPLETVPYDYYTPQFIPIYAALGEKEKATELLDHMAQGSQKALDYYFAKGSLFDQEIQVNMVILQQLVGSAQQLGLDDRAQQLEQQFRQYLQRMRR
- a CDS encoding GWxTD domain-containing protein; its protein translation is MPEVSMQHAYYASNDSLHLLMKFEDVRQVLDILQAASSYEYAVRTGLSERDRVLLEDSVNLPDRKITDVEGQLHVKLSLPGRVVQEPNVLHLQVWQVLSGQERMGAEFRVPLNSAMMQKGYLLTHAGTGKPIYQNYITTSDKLLVRSYSPSDSAMLVNRFELDFMPAAPPMSMSKPAVPRTIAVAESDTLLASDTLSFEREGLYLFNPESAFARGILVLPGKYPLVTKAEELIPPLIYLTTSQEREALFKAPDPKAAVDAFWLEVGGNESTARELIRAYYKRVEMANKLYTAHKAGWATDRGMIYIIYGRPSSVSQVGPNITWIYRESDTSPYIKFVFTKKENNFTENYYELIRRREYEDSWYSSVAKWRAGKTNL